The Euleptes europaea isolate rEulEur1 chromosome 2, rEulEur1.hap1, whole genome shotgun sequence genome has a segment encoding these proteins:
- the AMIGO1 gene encoding amphoterin-induced protein 1, with protein sequence MRLQDAPGSRRRLAPALGGSAFVLLLLLSCGVARRGGLALSCPKDCVCASNIISCSNADLKSLPLRFPPYAAVLDLSHNNLTHVRAEWAPAALPHLHSLLLNHNHLVFISTEAFNHLPHLKYLDLSSNFIASLGENLFSRLKELEVLLLYNNRISKIDRTAFEEMASLQKLYLSHNAIGRFPLELVKKDGALLPELALLDLSSNKIKTFFVDEVKDLPAWVKNGLYIHSNPLTCSCKLYNLFSHWQKRQLSSAVDFEEELRCDFNLSRKGIRIFTLPDVMNCTEVKEQSFVAYRGENVTINCDTRQRGVAIREWVTPRFERVPQENNNSSMLVLTNGSLQISNIGIEDMGPYTCYAVSQVFNETLYVHVTVHNFTQHGASDTLNTAYTTLVGCILSVILVLIYLYLTPCRCCCRSSEKQASQQEDSINSSMLSTTPNHNPEGVGGKEGLNRHLTSSHAQGQNGKCKPNSSPREANKGAKKAERKMSDQDSVSSVFSNTPIVGSSQNEEGRGCSRDKAGAELVGLL encoded by the coding sequence ATGCGGCTTCAGGATGCGCCGGGGTCCCGTCGGCGGCTGGCGCCGGCCTTGGGCGGCTCGGCCTTcgtgctgctgctcctgctgagCTGTGGCGTCGCCCGCAGGGGCGGCCTGGCCCTGAGCTGCCCCAAGGACTGCGTGTGCGCCAGCAACATCATCAGCTGCTCCAACGCCGACTTGAAAAGCCTGCCCTTGCGCTTCCCTCCCTACGCGGCGGTCCTGGACTTGAGCCACAACAACCTGACCCACGTGCGAGCGGAGTGGGCCCCCGCCGCGCTCCCCCATCTCCACTCGCTGCTCCTCAACCACAACCACCTGGTCTTTATCTCCACGGAGGCCTTCAACCACCTCCCTCACCTGAAGTACTTGGACCTCTCCTCCAATTTCATTGCTTCGCTGGGAGAGAACCTCTTCAGTCGGCTGAAGGAGCTGGAAGTGCTCCTTCTCTACAACAACCGGATTTCCAAGATTGACCGCACCGCTTTTGAGGAGATGGCCAGCCTCCAGAAATTGTACCTGAGCCATAACGCGATCGGTCGCTTCCCCCTGGAGCTGGTGAAAAAAGACGGGGCTTTGCTTCCAGAGCTGGCGCTGCTGGACCTTTCGAGCAACAAAATCAAGACCTTCTTTGTggatgaggtgaaagacctcccgGCCTGGGTGAAGAACGGACTTTACATACACAGCAACCCCCTCACCTGCAGCTGTAAGCTGTACAACCTCTTCAGTCACTGGCAGAAACGGCAGCTGAGCTCAGCTGTGGACTTTGAAGAGGAGCTCAGGTGCGATTTCAATCTGAGTAGGAAAGGGATCCGAATCTTCACCCTCCCAGATGTCATGAATTGCACTGAAGTCAAGGAGCAGTCGTTCGTCGCCTACCGTGGGGAAAACGTGACCATCAACTGTGACACCAGGCAGCGAGGGGTAGCCATCAGAGAATGGGTGACACCCAGGTTCGAGCGGGTCCCTCAAGAGAATAACAATAGCTCCATGCTTGTGCTGACCAATGGAAGCCTGCAGATAAGCAACATTGGCATAGAGGACATGGGCCCATATACGTGCTATGCGGTAAGCCAGGTGTTCAATGAGACCCTCTATGTGCATGTGACTGTCCATAACTTCACCCAGCATGGAGCCTCTGACACACTCAACACAGCCTATACCACACTTGTAGGCTGCATCTTGAGTGTCATCCTTGTGCTCATCTACCTTTACCTGACCCCCTGCCGTTGCTGCTGCCGCAGCAGTGAAAAACAGGCCAGCCAACAGGAGGACAGCATCAATTCCTCGATGCTCAGCACTACTCCTAACCACAACCCTGAAGGGGTTGGAGGCAAGGAAGGATTAAATCGCCACCTGACGTCAAGTCACGCACAAGGCCAGAACGGCAAATGTAAGCCTAACAGCTCCCCCAGAGAGGCAAATAAAGGGGCCAAGAAGGCAGAGAGGAAAATGTCAGATCAAGACTCTGTCAGCTCAGTCTTCTCCAATACTCCCATTGTGGGAAGTTCACAGAATGAAGAAGGGAGAGGGTGTAGTAGAGATAAGGCAGGAGCTGAACTAGTGGGGTTGCTGTGA